Proteins co-encoded in one uncultured Draconibacterium sp. genomic window:
- a CDS encoding PspC domain-containing protein has translation MKKTLTINISGTIFHIEEDAYEELQKYMVVLKKYFGKDDEGNEIFADIEARIAEIFTEKTSGKNQAITLDWVKELIETLGTPENFSEEAGEEEPLAGQKTRKRKLYRDPEQTVLGGVCGGLAVYFNMDPVVIRLIVVLIALLTSGAGILVYLILWVAVPKAVTTTQRLEMKGEEVTIKNIEKFLKDEVDAVKESYKKIRKSSFFSRRKS, from the coding sequence ATGAAAAAGACATTGACAATTAATATTAGCGGCACCATATTTCATATTGAAGAAGACGCATATGAAGAGCTGCAGAAATATATGGTAGTGTTGAAAAAATACTTTGGTAAAGATGATGAAGGCAACGAGATTTTCGCTGATATTGAAGCCCGAATTGCAGAAATATTTACTGAAAAAACAAGCGGAAAAAATCAGGCAATTACGCTTGATTGGGTAAAAGAGTTAATTGAAACTTTGGGAACTCCTGAGAATTTCTCGGAAGAAGCCGGAGAAGAAGAACCACTGGCAGGACAGAAAACAAGAAAAAGAAAACTTTATCGCGATCCTGAACAAACTGTTTTAGGCGGAGTTTGTGGCGGTCTGGCCGTTTATTTTAATATGGATCCGGTGGTTATAAGATTAATAGTCGTTTTAATTGCACTTCTCACATCGGGAGCGGGTATTTTGGTTTATCTTATTTTGTGGGTAGCTGTGCCTAAAGCTGTAACCACAACACAACGGCTGGAAATGAAAGGAGAAGAAGTTACGATAAAAAACATTGAGAAATTTCTTAAAGATGAAGTTGATGCGGTAAAGGAGAGTTATAAAAAAATCAGGAAATCCAGTTTTTTTTCAAGAAGAAAATCTTAA
- a CDS encoding PadR family transcriptional regulator, whose translation MKLENTKAQMRKGVLEYCILLVCKDKPVYAVNVISGLRDANLIVVEGTIYPLLTRLKNDGLLSYRWEESTQGPPRKYYELTEKGRAFLTELEESWGELESAVSRVKTNRA comes from the coding sequence ATGAAATTAGAGAATACAAAAGCACAAATGAGAAAAGGGGTACTGGAATATTGTATCTTGCTGGTATGCAAAGATAAACCGGTGTACGCAGTTAACGTTATAAGTGGTCTACGGGATGCCAATCTGATAGTAGTCGAGGGTACAATTTATCCATTGCTAACCCGATTGAAAAATGACGGATTATTATCCTATCGCTGGGAAGAATCTACCCAGGGACCACCACGAAAATATTATGAATTGACCGAAAAAGGCAGGGCTTTCCTAACCGAACTGGAGGAATCGTGGGGAGAACTGGAAAGTGCAGTCAGCCGAGTTAAAACCAATAGGGCATAA
- a CDS encoding superoxide dismutase [Ni], which translates to MKKITKLLSTAFIVGIITLSNFQAKAHCEIPCGIYGDSVRIALLYEHIETIEKSMNQINELSKSDNPDYNQLVRWVMNKEEHAKEMQEIVSQYFLHQRVKITSSADDAAYRKYVKQLELLHHLSVFAMKSKQSTDLSIIDTLREKLHLFEHAYFGDDH; encoded by the coding sequence ATGAAAAAAATTACTAAACTTCTTTCAACTGCCTTTATTGTGGGCATAATTACACTTTCAAATTTTCAGGCAAAAGCACATTGCGAAATTCCATGTGGGATTTATGGCGACTCAGTTCGTATTGCCCTTTTGTATGAACATATTGAAACAATTGAAAAATCGATGAACCAGATCAACGAATTATCAAAATCTGATAATCCTGATTACAATCAGTTGGTTCGTTGGGTAATGAATAAGGAAGAGCATGCTAAAGAAATGCAGGAAATTGTAAGTCAGTACTTTTTACACCAGCGTGTTAAAATAACCTCGTCAGCCGACGATGCTGCTTACAGAAAGTATGTAAAACAACTGGAATTACTGCATCATCTTTCAGTGTTCGCCATGAAAAGTAAACAAAGTACCGATTTGAGTATTATTGATACACTTCGCGAAAAACTTCATCTTTTCGAACACGCATATTTTGGCGACGATCATTAA
- a CDS encoding leucyl aminopeptidase family protein: MIPKIFISSKIAENDSVACLCSDLKETASIQVTETEKAFLKKKLEKEDTCTISRYPHLLFFGKIKTDKEPYLQAEMARVAGTKLYDELKAAGETSVQLTNLCIAGFLPELLEGLLLNGYTFDKYKSEKESFKIESISIIDEHITDEKIKEIINTTKATFVARDLVNEPLSFLTASQFSKEIEKLSEEAGFSLEVFNKKKIEALKMGGLLAVNKGSIDPPTFNILEWKPENAKNKQAIVLVGKGIVYDTGGLSLKPTPNSMDFMKSDMGGAAGIVAATYAAALNKLPLHIIGLVPATDNRPDGNAYVPGDIIKMFDGTTVEIKNTDAEGRLILADALSYAKKYKPQLVIDCATLTGSADIISGPHAAVVMGNTPEHMELLKQSGFNTFERLIEVPLWEEYAAPLKSPIADLNNLGTREGQSTIAGKFLEHFTDYKWIHIDMAGTAFRKEKDAYRPAGGTGFGARLIYYFFKTMIN; encoded by the coding sequence ATGATCCCAAAAATATTCATAAGCTCCAAAATTGCAGAAAATGATTCAGTAGCGTGTTTATGTTCCGATTTAAAAGAAACAGCTTCAATACAAGTCACAGAAACCGAAAAAGCTTTTCTGAAAAAGAAATTAGAAAAGGAAGATACGTGTACTATTTCACGTTACCCACATTTGCTTTTTTTCGGGAAGATAAAAACCGATAAAGAACCGTATCTGCAAGCAGAAATGGCAAGGGTGGCCGGAACAAAACTTTACGATGAATTAAAAGCAGCCGGCGAAACCTCTGTTCAGTTGACAAATTTATGCATTGCCGGTTTTTTACCTGAGCTTTTAGAAGGATTGCTGCTTAACGGCTATACGTTTGATAAATACAAAAGTGAGAAAGAATCATTCAAAATTGAAAGTATATCAATTATTGATGAGCACATCACCGACGAGAAGATCAAAGAAATTATAAATACAACCAAGGCAACATTTGTAGCACGCGATTTGGTAAACGAACCGCTGTCATTCCTTACAGCTAGTCAGTTTTCAAAAGAAATAGAGAAGTTGAGTGAAGAAGCCGGTTTTTCGCTGGAAGTGTTTAACAAGAAAAAGATTGAAGCGCTTAAAATGGGTGGACTGTTGGCAGTGAATAAAGGAAGTATCGATCCGCCAACTTTTAACATTCTGGAATGGAAACCTGAAAACGCAAAAAACAAACAAGCCATTGTGTTGGTGGGAAAGGGAATTGTTTACGACACAGGAGGCTTAAGCCTAAAACCCACCCCTAATTCAATGGATTTCATGAAATCGGACATGGGAGGTGCCGCCGGAATTGTTGCAGCAACTTATGCGGCTGCGTTAAATAAACTTCCGTTACATATTATCGGTCTGGTTCCGGCTACCGACAATCGTCCCGATGGAAATGCTTACGTGCCGGGCGATATCATTAAAATGTTCGACGGAACTACCGTCGAAATCAAAAACACCGATGCAGAGGGAAGACTCATTCTTGCCGATGCATTGAGCTATGCAAAAAAATACAAGCCTCAACTGGTAATCGACTGCGCTACTTTAACGGGTTCTGCTGATATTATTTCCGGTCCACATGCAGCAGTCGTTATGGGAAATACACCTGAACACATGGAATTACTGAAACAATCAGGATTTAATACTTTTGAACGCCTGATAGAAGTTCCGCTTTGGGAAGAATATGCAGCACCTCTAAAATCGCCAATAGCAGATTTAAATAATCTTGGTACCCGCGAAGGACAATCAACCATAGCTGGGAAGTTTCTGGAACATTTTACCGATTATAAATGGATACATATTGATATGGCCGGAACAGCATTCAGAAAAGAAAAAGATGCATACCGCCCCGCCGGAGGAACAGGTTTTGGCGCACGTTTAATCTATTATTTCTTTAAAACAATGATTAACTGA
- the pdxA gene encoding 4-hydroxythreonine-4-phosphate dehydrogenase PdxA produces MAKQDTIRIGITHGDINGIGYEVILKTLSDPRILEMCTPVVYGSPKVAAYHRKALDINDVSFNHIRNTKELLHRKANIINCVDENVRVELGKSTQEAGISSFNALDRATSDLQKGYIDALITAPINKDNIQSEEFNFPGHTEFLAEKFDTKDYAMLMVSETMKIGVVTTHIPLSRVAESLTKENILSKIRIIAKSLQQDFAITKPRIAVFGLNPHAGDNGLIGKEDKEIILPAVIQAKKEGIMALGPYPADGFFGSDDYRKFDAILAMYHDQGLIPFKLASFERGVNFTAGLPAIRTSPAHGTAYAIAGESKASPESFRQALYLAIDIYKNRSIYKEISKNPLRNYEINPNQVDESVDIEASEEEETL; encoded by the coding sequence ATGGCAAAACAAGATACCATACGAATTGGAATAACACATGGCGATATTAACGGAATTGGATACGAAGTAATACTTAAAACGCTCTCTGATCCGCGTATTCTGGAAATGTGTACCCCGGTTGTTTACGGCTCGCCAAAAGTAGCAGCATACCATCGTAAAGCGCTCGACATTAACGACGTAAGCTTCAACCACATTCGTAATACAAAAGAACTGTTACACCGAAAAGCAAACATTATAAATTGTGTAGATGAAAATGTACGGGTTGAATTAGGAAAATCAACTCAGGAAGCCGGAATTTCATCTTTTAATGCATTAGACCGTGCAACCAGTGATCTTCAAAAAGGATATATTGATGCACTGATAACTGCCCCGATAAACAAAGACAATATTCAGAGTGAAGAATTCAATTTCCCGGGACATACCGAGTTTTTGGCTGAAAAATTCGACACCAAAGATTATGCAATGTTAATGGTTAGCGAAACCATGAAAATTGGTGTAGTAACCACACATATACCTCTTTCAAGAGTAGCCGAAAGCCTGACAAAAGAAAACATCCTTTCAAAAATCAGGATCATTGCAAAATCGTTGCAACAAGATTTTGCCATTACCAAACCCCGAATTGCGGTTTTCGGATTAAATCCGCATGCCGGAGATAATGGACTAATTGGTAAAGAGGATAAAGAAATCATTCTTCCAGCAGTTATTCAGGCTAAAAAAGAAGGTATCATGGCACTCGGGCCATATCCTGCCGATGGCTTTTTCGGATCGGATGATTACCGGAAATTCGATGCAATTTTAGCGATGTATCACGACCAGGGCTTAATTCCGTTTAAACTCGCCTCTTTCGAACGTGGCGTAAACTTTACTGCCGGATTGCCTGCTATACGTACTTCGCCGGCACATGGAACGGCCTATGCAATTGCCGGAGAAAGCAAAGCCTCGCCCGAGTCATTCCGCCAGGCATTGTACCTTGCAATCGATATTTATAAAAACCGAAGCATTTATAAAGAAATCAGTAAAAATCCGTTGAGGAATTACGAGATTAATCCTAATCAGGTTGATGAAAGTGTAGACATTGAAGCGTCAGAAGAGGAAGAAACCTTATAA
- the ruvA gene encoding Holliday junction branch migration protein RuvA: MYEYIKGNIAEISATNMVVEAAGIGYFIHISLNSYSILNGKKDVKVFLHQMVREDAHTLYGFATTSERELFRSLISVNGVGASTAIMMLSSLNPDELKAAVTTENVNVLKAVKGIGAKTAQRIIIDLKDKLGKMPESGQILSVADNTIKNESLSALVMLGFVKKDADKIVSKILQEQPEATVESVIKQALKRL; this comes from the coding sequence ATGTACGAATACATAAAAGGTAATATTGCCGAAATTAGTGCGACCAATATGGTTGTTGAAGCTGCCGGGATAGGTTACTTTATCCATATTTCATTAAACTCATACAGTATTCTGAATGGTAAAAAAGACGTTAAAGTTTTTTTACATCAAATGGTGCGGGAAGATGCACATACATTATATGGTTTTGCTACCACCAGCGAAAGGGAATTATTCCGCAGTTTGATATCGGTAAACGGTGTTGGAGCCAGCACGGCAATTATGATGCTTTCCTCCTTAAATCCGGATGAATTAAAAGCAGCAGTTACCACTGAGAATGTAAACGTATTAAAAGCTGTAAAAGGCATTGGTGCAAAAACTGCACAACGCATCATTATCGACTTGAAAGATAAACTTGGAAAAATGCCGGAATCGGGTCAAATTTTATCCGTTGCAGACAATACTATCAAGAATGAATCGTTATCTGCATTAGTCATGCTTGGCTTTGTAAAGAAAGATGCTGACAAGATAGTATCGAAGATACTTCAGGAGCAACCTGAAGCAACAGTGGAAAGCGTGATAAAACAAGCATTAAAAAGGTTGTAA